The following coding sequences are from one Pseudomonas mendocina window:
- the betB gene encoding betaine-aldehyde dehydrogenase yields MPRFAEQQLYIGGQYVAASSGETFDSINPATGEVLAKVQRASQADVERAVASATEGQKVWAAMTAMQRSRILRKAVDILRERNDELAELETLDTGKPLSETRYVDIVTGADVLEYYAGLIPAIEGEQIPLRESSFVYTRREPLGVVAGIGAWNYPIQIALWKSAPALAAGNAMIFKPSEVTSLTALKLAEIYTEAGLPDGVFNVLTGSGREVGQWLTEHPGIEKVSFTGGTVTGKKVMASASSSSLKEVTMELGGKSPLIVFEDADLDRAADIAVMANFYSSGQVCTNGTRVFVPRMLQARFEAKVLERVKRIRLGDPLDDATNFGPLVSYAHMESVLGYIEQGRSEGARLLVGGARVSDGEYAKGAYVAPTVFTDCRDDMTIVREEIFGPVMSILIYDSEEEVIRRANDTDYGLAAGVVTRDLNRAHRVIHKLEAGICWINTWGESPAEMPVGGYKQSGVGRENGLVTLGHYTRIKSVQVELGGYSSVF; encoded by the coding sequence ATGCCCCGTTTCGCCGAACAGCAGCTCTACATCGGTGGCCAGTACGTCGCCGCCAGCAGTGGAGAAACCTTCGACAGCATCAACCCGGCCACCGGCGAGGTGCTGGCCAAGGTGCAGCGTGCCAGCCAGGCCGATGTCGAGCGGGCCGTGGCCAGCGCCACCGAAGGGCAGAAGGTGTGGGCAGCAATGACCGCCATGCAGCGTTCGCGCATCCTGCGCAAGGCCGTGGACATCCTGCGTGAGCGCAACGACGAGCTGGCCGAACTGGAAACCCTCGATACCGGCAAGCCACTGTCCGAAACCCGCTACGTCGACATCGTCACCGGCGCCGACGTGCTGGAGTATTACGCCGGCCTGATCCCGGCCATCGAGGGCGAGCAGATCCCGCTGCGCGAATCCTCCTTCGTCTACACCCGCCGCGAGCCGCTGGGCGTGGTCGCCGGCATCGGCGCGTGGAACTACCCGATCCAGATCGCCCTGTGGAAATCCGCGCCGGCTCTGGCTGCCGGCAACGCGATGATCTTCAAACCCAGCGAAGTCACCTCGCTGACTGCGCTGAAGCTCGCTGAGATATACACCGAAGCTGGCCTGCCTGACGGCGTATTCAACGTGCTCACCGGTAGTGGTCGCGAGGTTGGCCAGTGGCTGACTGAGCATCCGGGTATCGAGAAGGTGTCCTTCACCGGCGGCACCGTCACCGGCAAGAAGGTGATGGCCAGCGCCTCCAGCTCCAGCCTCAAGGAAGTGACCATGGAGCTGGGGGGAAAGTCGCCGCTGATCGTGTTCGAGGACGCCGACCTGGATCGCGCCGCCGACATCGCGGTGATGGCCAACTTCTACAGCTCCGGCCAGGTGTGCACCAACGGCACCCGCGTGTTCGTGCCACGCATGCTGCAGGCGCGCTTCGAGGCCAAGGTGCTGGAGCGGGTCAAGCGTATCCGCCTCGGCGATCCACTGGATGACGCTACCAACTTCGGCCCGCTGGTCAGCTACGCGCACATGGAGAGTGTGCTCGGCTACATCGAGCAGGGCCGCAGCGAAGGCGCACGCCTGCTGGTCGGCGGCGCGCGCGTCAGCGACGGCGAGTACGCCAAGGGCGCCTACGTCGCCCCCACCGTGTTCACCGATTGCCGTGACGACATGACCATCGTGCGCGAGGAAATCTTCGGCCCGGTGATGAGCATCCTCATCTACGACAGCGAAGAGGAAGTGATCCGCCGCGCCAACGACACCGACTACGGCCTGGCCGCAGGCGTGGTCACCCGCGACCTAAACCGCGCGCACCGAGTGATCCACAAGCTGGAAGCCGGCATCTGCTGGATCAATACCTGGGGCGAATCGCCGGCCGAAATGCCGGTGGGCGGCTACAAGCAGTCCGGTGTCGGCCGCGAGAACGGTCTGGTCACCCTCGGCCACTACACCCGCATCAAGTCGGTACAGGTCGAACTCGGCGGCTACAGCTCGGTGTTCTGA